The Leishmania braziliensis MHOM/BR/75/M2904 complete genome, chromosome 15 genome has a window encoding:
- a CDS encoding putative sterol carrier protein, whose product MQAHYLATKFQLTAANPAMLLKTIDTGGASPISSIGAALDLFRRMPHLKIAVVVSSDAVLTLPSSEFAKRSNESVPSPHLAVPHIPHGYDFFAQWQMKRYGLKREQLAMVPVLMSAMSARHPDAMCRKRYTLEEVLGARQIAPATSLLECARRADGAVAIVLAREDHYKQHIATGPLDGRRPYVLGVGEASGPLYPPATHEEVTPDTFSCHRAVRLAYEAAGGLSAVDIDFFGLYDCFPICFIRALESTGLCREGEGGQMVEEAYRRAAQRGGDVNPSEFPINTHGGLMCFGAPWEVPAMYNVAEAVAQLGGQAGPRQVHPTPRRALVYGNGGVFSASAVAILSTDAP is encoded by the coding sequence ATGCAAGCACACTACCTCGCCACAAAATTTCAACTCACCGCCGCCAATCCAGCTATGCTGCTCAAAACAATCGACACGGGTGGCGCCAGCCCGATCAGCAGCATCGGCGCTGCGCTCGACCTCTTCCGCCGCATGCCGCACCTCAAAATAGCCGTGGTGGTATCGAGCGACGCCGTGCTCACGCTGCCAAGTTCTGAGTTCGCGAAACGCTCAAACGAGAGTGTTCCGTCACCTCACCTGGCAGTGCCACACATTCCGCACGGCTACGACTTTTTTGCGCAGTGGCAAATGAAGCGGTACGGGCTGAAGCGTGAACAACTGGCAATGGTGCCAGTGCTCATGAGCGCCATGTCCGCGCGACACCCTGATGCCATGTGTAGGAAGCGCTACACCTTGGAGGAAGTCCTTGGTGCTCGCCAAATCGCACCTGCGACGAGTCTTCTCGAATGTGCACGTCGCGCAGACGGTGCGGTCGCAATCGTGCTCGCGCGAGAGGACCACTACAAGCAGCACATCGCGACCGGACCGCTCGACGGCCGCAGGCCGTACGTCCTCGGCGTCGGCGAAGCCTCCGGCCCGCTTTATCCGCCAGCCACGCACGAGGAAGTGACACCGGATACATTTTCGTGCCATCGGGCCGTGCGTCTGGCGTACGAGGCGGCGGGTGGACTCTCCGCCGTTGACATTGACTTCTTCGGCTTGTATGACTGCTTCCCGATCTGTTTTATTCGTGCGTTGGAGTCGACCGGACTGTGCAGGGAGGGCGAGGGTGGACAGATGGTGGAAGAGGCCTACCGCagggcggcgcagcgtgGCGGCGATGTGAACCCAAGCGAGTTCCCTATTAATACCCACGGCGGTCTCATGTGCTTCGGTGCGCCGTGGGAAGTCCCGGCAATGTACAACGTAGCGGAGgctgtcgcgcagctggGTGGACAAGCTGGGCCGCGGCAAGTCCACCCCACACCACGGCGTGCGCTTGTGtacggcaacggcggcgtattctccgcctcggcggtggcgatcCTCAGCACCGATGCACCATAG
- the LbISP2 gene encoding putative ecotin: MLRAEARTGLGSHDVRRTLIKEELRPLAPPCVACGSDASYDPTAPPLATGSAQSRSMAASAGADGDIADIPSAWLEGNFHLKPVIDDEGEAVAASTGAAPLPPASSSVLRTYQALCTAAEEVDYDLLYEEGLRQVEERDGETGLATTWRTRRCPSVSLLFSPMTMTALAGSSEARGERPLLACGAAALHDLYTKPPSRPFATGRGATGRLSAALLASRPASQASIMSAATSSAITTTTTSKVKAPVSRSNGSRGSIGTLSSLSAEGTAVVRSYAAAFTEALRQVVQAQRHYASGVGGDPPRLGSTSGARLGKNDKEGNNSPAVHEWRTHMTAAVMLAICSSCHAWFERTLQQPRRLPPSEGVQQRAAGDADSIPRCCCPRCGHDVDAETGGDTPTTAAAWSGPRWVWPPSVSTADFDAVARDSTGTSTRAIDSAVVRCLQEPFAPAMATRQHSSSGTGGEPCGTNGVGFAEAGDGDEEEPFAALVRHSRASKLRTRKEKRRDTMGTSAAEARTHQAPWSLASMTPLRPSAEWAPTTVSEGGSIARGCTETGMTGKTMTFPVAAPPSESPPLSELAVPPRENLLAQSLRGALSCLYFHELWANAMGEQLL, translated from the coding sequence ATGCTGCGGGCAGAGGCGCGGACAGGCCTGGGCTCGCATGATGTGCGGCGAACACTCATCAAGGAGGAGCTTCGACCGCTTGCGCCACCTTGCGTTGCTTGTGGTAGTGATGCCTCATATGAcccaacagcaccgccgcttgCCACCGGCTCTGCGCAGTCCAGATCCATGGCTGCGTCAGCAGGAGCCGACGGCGACATCGCTGACATACCGTCCGCGTGGCTGGAAGGCAATTTTCACCTCAAGCCAGTTATCGATGATGAAggtgaagcagtggccgcgTCTACCGGCGCTGCACCTTTGCCACCAGCCTCTAGCAGTGTACTCCGCACGTATCAGGCGCTGTGCACCGcggccgaggaggtggactACGACTTGTTGTACGAGGAGGGACTGCGACAGGTAGAGGAGCGAGATGGTGAGACGGGACTGGCGACCACCTGGCGAACGCGGCGTTGCCCATCAGTGTCGCTGCTTTTCAGTCCAATGACGATGACGGCCTTAGCGGGGAGCAGCGAGGCACGAGGGGAGCGCCCGCTATTGGcgtgcggtgcagctgccttGCACGACTTGTACACAAAACCACCGTCGCGGCCATTTGCGACTGGCCGCGGCGCCACTGGCCGCCTTTCCGCTGCACTCTTGGCCTCTCGGCCCGCCTCGCAGGCGTCCATCATGTCCGCCGCGACATCGTCGGcgatcaccaccaccaccacgagcaAGGTGAAAGCGCCGGTGTCGCGCTCGAATGGCAGCCGTGGTAGTATTGGTACACTCTCCTCTCTATCAGCGGAGGGCACGGCGGTAGTGCGCAGCTACGCGGCAGCGTTCACGGAGGCGCTCCGCCAAGTTGTGCAAGCGCAGCGTCACTACGCAAGCGGGGTAGGCGGTGACCCACCACGGCTGGGTTCGACCTCAGGGGCACGGCTTGGGAAAAATGACAAGGAAGGCAACAACAGCCCTGCTGTGCACGAGTGGCGGACGCACATGACGGCGGCTGTGATGTTGGCCATCTGCTCATCATGTCACGCGTGGTTTGAGCGCACGCTGCAACAGCCacggcggctgccgccgtcggAGGGGGTGCAACAGCGGGCAGCGGGAGACGCGGATAGCATTCCAAGATGCTGCTGTCCTCGTTGCGGTCACGATGTCGATGCAGAAACTGGCGGCGACACACCaacgactgctgctgcgtggtcAGGACCGCGGTGGGTCTGGCCGCCGTCTGTCAGTACTGCGGACTTTGATGCAGTTGCACGAGATTCCACTGGAACCTCCACAAGGGCTATTGACTCCGCTGTGGTCCGCTGCCTGCAGGAGCCCTTCGCCCCAGCCATGGCAACaaggcagcacagcagcagcggcacgggtGGCGAACCTTGCGGCACCAACGGTGTCGGCTTCGCAGAAGCCGGCGAcggagacgaagaggaaccCTTCGCTGCGCTGGTCAGGCACAGCCGGGCCTCGAAGCTGAGAacgcgaaaagaaaagaggagggacaCAATGGGCACCAGTGCCGcagaggcacgcacgcaccaggCGCCGTGGAGCCTCGCTTCGATGACGCCTCTTCGTCCATCCGCAGAGTGGGCGCCAACCACAGTGTCTGAGGGTGGCAGCATAGCCCGTGGGTGCACCGAGACTGGAATGACGGGCAAAACAATGACCTTTCCTGTAGCAGCACCACCCTCTGAATCTCCCCCCTTGAGCGAGCTGGCCGTACCCCCTCGCGAGAACCTGTTGGCCCAGAGCCTTCGCGGTGCCCTCAGCTGCCTTTACTTTCACGAACTATGGGCGAATGCGATGGGGGAGCAGTTGTTGTGA
- a CDS encoding putative ecotin, whose protein sequence is MVKGTFEYVFQQVLWLIGSAAQLIAAMGIGIKWMFMTVRCVTFAALDLMYFMPNILWYLLSPNIIRRVSYRSSRTTKLRNLEALLSKQVCADPLMSAVRSGTFSWNSMSNHHEAFLQGNRATGSRRAGSPSLPLPSGPEVDRETVERWACAINPADGTFVNGLPVNMTDEESPPSVSRLNTALKYNNSFDDTLAALQRVYRHRSQQQQQQGKMNFVASHAESSLSQGSAFPEASNESFTDSDDEADVEDRMNLHNRATLDIYLPVPLDSLFRFMDQERKSNETAPMQDCEKSHDSRKGGGGGTARRQPQPPAQKRRCRLLRKRFPILISVNGGAWIIGCYFWNFLVARLFAARGYVVFCPDYRNFPQTTMEGMTLDVSDAIAWVLNNAERYNGDLNNVTLIGQSAGAHLTMMSLLSQAQLSAYRCNAEQGTYEGVPPPSNVAYNVPRYNPRESIHRYVGLSGIYNVGGLVRHFDQRGLYRDVLYQIAGGKAHMARYTLNAYFDDRRGGDTGEVLPDNIFDFFPQRMFFMHGDADKSAPLTESANIVYIMRNAQRDAIVKAIQENPEAAKTLPKPVTIEYILVPGATHTDSIIEEPLCGNSHIVEFLSYYDIDDDERRHAQLTGKTATAAPIGKDGGASVTDGAHSRTSSVTASSAAGGATDGSSSVSKLMDLEAISKGLSPVLSGISPEVHYKFPIIPATRPDGFLLSPCPSSSRSKLMRLASYICPF, encoded by the coding sequence ATGGTCAAAGGCACCTTCGAGTATGTCTTTCAGCAGGTGCTGTGGCTGAtaggcagcgctgcacagctGATTGCAGCGATGGGTATCGGTATTAAGTGGATGTTCATGACAGTGCGCTGCGTGACCTTCGCCGCATTGGACTTGATGTATTTCATGCCGAACATCCTCTGGTACCTACTCTCGCCGAACATAATCCGCCGCGTGTCATACCGCTCCTCCCGGACGACGAAGCTGCGCAACTTGGAGGCGCTTCTGTCAAAACAAGTGTGTGCAGACCCGCTGATGAGTGCGGTGCGCTCTGGCACCTTCTCTTGGAATTCCATGAGCAATCACCATGAAGCATTCCTGCAGGGAAACCGCGCCACTGGCAGTCGCCGTGCCGGCTCTCcgtcgctgcctctgccCAGTGGCCCGGAGGTGGACCGGGAAACGGTGGAGCGGTGGGCTTGCGCGATCAACCCGGCCGACGGCACCTTCGTCAACGGGCTTCCGGTGAACATGACCGATGAGGAGAGTCCTCCGAGCGTATCTCGGCTTAATACGGCCCTGAAGTACAACAACTCCTTCGACGACACGCTCGCCGCCCTACAACGCGTGTACCGTCATCGCagtcagcagcaacagcagcaggggaaGATGAACTTCGTGGCGTCACATGCGGAGTCGTCATTGTCGCAGGGTTCGGCGTTTCCCGAGGCTTCGAACGAGAGCTTCACGGACTCTGATGATGAGGCCGATGTGGAAGACCGGATGAACCTGCATAACCGCGCCACTCTGGACATCTACCTCCCCGTCCCGCTGGACTCGCTCTTCCGCTTTATGGATCAAGAGCGCAAGTCCAACGAAACGGCGCCCATGCAGGACTGCGAAAAGTCTCACGATAGCCGaaaaggcggtggcggcggcaccgcgagGCGACAGCCGCAACCTCCGGCACAGAAGCGCCGCTGTaggctgctgcgcaagcgctTTCCCATTTTGATCTCCGTCAACGGTGGCGCATGGATCATTGGCTGCTACTTCTGGAACTTCTTGGTCGCACGTCTCTTCGCCGCGCGCGGCTACGTCGTCTTCTGCCCCGACTATCGCAACTTCCCGCAGACAACGATGGAGGGCATGACGCTGGACGTCTCAGACGCCATCGCGTGGGTGTTGAACAACGCAGAGCGCTACAACGGAGACCTGAACAACGTGACGCTCATTGGCCAGTCCGCCGGTGCGCACCTGACGATGatgtcgctgctctctcaGGCGCAGCTCTCCGCGTACCGGTGCAACGCCGAGCAAGGCACCTACGAAGGTGTCCCACCGCCGTCGAACGTCGCCTACAACGTCCCCCGCTACAACCCGCGTGAGTCGATTCACCGCTACGTCGGACTAAGCGGCATCTACAACGTCGGCGGTCTCGTGAGGCACTTCGACCAGCGAGGCCTCTACCGGGACGTGCTGTACCAAATTGCCGGTGGAAAGGCGCACATGGCGCGCTACACGCTGAACGCCTACTTCGATgaccgccgcggtggcgacaCGGGCGAAGTGCTGCCGGACAACATCTTCGACTTCTTCCCTCAGCGCATGTTTTTCATGCACGGCGACGCGGACAAGAGCGCGCCCCTCACGGAGAGTGCGAATATCGTTTACATCATGCGCAACGCGCAGCGGGACGCGATTGTAAAGGCCATTCAGGAGAACCCAGAGGCTGCCAAGACGCTGCCGAAGCCAGTGACCATCGAGTACATCCTCGTCCCcggcgccacgcacacagactCCATCATCGAGGAGCCGCTCTGTGGCAACAGTCACATCGTAGAATTCTTGTCCTACTACGACATCGACGATGATGAACGTCGACACGCGCAGTTGACCGGGAAaacagcgacggcagcgcccaTCGGCAAAGACGGCGGGGCAAGCGTGACAGATGGGGCGCACTCCCGAACGTCGAGCGTGACCGCGAGCAGTGCAGCTGGTGGGGCTACTGACGGCTCTAGCTCCGTGTCGAAGCTAATGGACCTGGAAGCCATCTCGAAGGGTCTGAGTCCCGTGCTGAGTGGTATCTCGCCGGAGGTACACTACAAGTTCCCTATCATTCCCGCCACGCGGCCGGACGGTTTTTTGCTCTCCCCGTGCCCGTCTTCCTCGCGCAGTAAGCTGATGCGGCTCGCCAGCTACATCTGTCCTTTTTGA
- a CDS encoding putative ribonucleoprotein p18, mitochondrial precursor, giving the protein MRRLSSQLICTAAAARFASAGGAKKYDLFGYEVDTNTAPWIEKVKKCQYYDEAGEVLVSMNVKNCPPDLETYNATLQRIFEAPSKQDKPVDNESKFCAMMDLMEEMQHRNKVKPNEESWTWVMKECVKSGQFRLGYCIARLMESEFKRTPEDLVKQNEANAMKAKADGKEHPSALAQQQSLFEIKIQ; this is encoded by the coding sequence ATGCGCCGTCTGTCTAGCCAGCTTatctgcaccgccgccgcggcccgCTTTGCGTCCGCCGGTGGAGCGAAGAAGTACGACCTGTTCGGCTACGAGGTGGACACGAACACGGCGCCGTGGATcgagaaggtgaagaagtGCCAGTACTACGACGAGGCCGGCGAGGTGCTGGTGAGCATGAACGTGAAGAACTGCCCGCCGGACCTGGAGACCTACAACGCGACACTGCAGAGGATCTTCGAAGCGCCGAGCAAGCAGGACAAGCCGGTGGATAACGAGAGCAAGTTTTGTGCGATGATGGACCTGatggaggagatgcagcaCCGTAACAAGGTGAAGCCGAACGAGGAGTCGTGGACATGGGTGATGAAGGAGTGCGTGAAGAGCGGGCAGTTCCGCCTCGGCTACTGCATTGCGAGGCTGATGGAGTCTGAGTTCAAGAGGACGCCGGAGGACCTCGTGAAGCAGAACGAGGCGAACGCCATGAAGGCAAAGGCGGACGGCAAAGAGCACCCgagcgcgctggcgcagcagcagagcctGTTTGAGATCAAGATCCAGTAA
- the LbISP1 gene encoding putative ecotin, whose product MSCCKMEAPYPHAESDEKRIVFALDPKGDDAERDQYRLQLIPGRVLEMSRNDAANHQTLSGSIEQHTVEGWGAPFFHVKLAKEAAATLMQVHSEDHVEKSRKFVALSNTPLVPYTSRYPVVVYLPKDAELRYSIWCGGEQMQATTE is encoded by the coding sequence ATGTCCTGCTGTAAGATGGAGGCCCCGTACCCGCATGCAGAGTCGGATGAGAAACGCATCGTCTTTGCCCTCGACCCCAAGGGTGATGATGCGGAGCGGGATCAGTACAGACTGCAGCTCATCCCTGGCCGCGTGTTGGAGATGTCGCGCAACGACGCCGCGAATCATCAGACACTCAGCGGCAGTATTGAACAACACACCGTAGAGGGTTGGGGCGCCCCGTTCTTCCACGTGAAGCTAGCGAAggaagccgccgccacgctcATGCAGGTCCACAGTGAGGACCACGTCGAGAAATCTCGCAAGTTTGTCGCCCTGTCGAACACACCTCTGGTCCCGTACACAAGCCGCTATCCGGTCGTAGTGTATCTGCCCAAAGACGCGGAGCTGCGCTACAGCATCTGGTGCGGAGGCGAGCAGATGCAGGCGACCACGGAGTGA
- a CDS encoding putative replication Factor A 28 kDa subunit produces MASGGGAITAKHFGYRITDNTGMLVVRQWIDADRVQEPIPLNAHVRASGTVNVWQQTPIVTGTVVSMADSNEMNYHMLDAILTHFRLTQGNKRTQHSGASVQNTASAVGMHNMLPGGDNKVLLTDLLVSFIKQHGSGGAGMSMDELTMAAQRYSFTHGDVRTAMRTLAAEGKVYQTHDNRFNI; encoded by the coding sequence ATGgcctctggtggtggcgccatcaccgccaaaCACTTTGGGTACCGAATCACCGACAACACGGGCATGCTCGTCGTGCGCCAGTGGATTGATGCGGACAGGGTCCAGGAGCCCATTCCCCTGAACGCGCACGTCCGGGCGTCTGGCACAGTGAATGTGTGGCAGCAGACCCCAATCGTCACGGGTACCGTGGTGAGCATGGCGGACAGCAACGAGATGAACTACCACATGTTGGACGCCATTCTGACGCACTTCCGCCTGACACAGGGCAACAAGCGTACCCAGCACAGTGGGGCCTCAGTGCAGAACACGGCCTCGGCGGTTGGCATGCACAATATGCTGCCTGGAGGCGACAACAAAGTGTTGCTGACGGACCTCCTCGTCTCCTTCATCAAGCAGCATGGAAGCGGTGGGGCAGGCATGTCGATGGATGAACTAACCatggcagcgcagcgctaCAGCTTCACTCATGGCGACGTGCGCACGGCGATGCGGACGCTGGCAGCGGAGGGAAAAGTGTACCAGACCCACGACAACCGATTCAACATCTGA
- a CDS encoding putative ribonucleoprotein p18, mitochondrial precursor: MRRLSSQLICTAAAARFASAGGAKKYDLFGYEVDTNTAPWIEKVKKCQYYDEAGEVLVSMNVKNCPPDLETYNATLQRIFEAPSKQDKPVDNESKFCAMMDLMEEMQHRNKVKPNEESWTWVMKECVKSGQFRLGYCIARLMESEFKRTPEDLVKQNEANAMKAKADGKEHPSALAQQQSLFEIKIQ, encoded by the coding sequence ATGCGCCGTCTGTCTAGCCAGCTTatctgcaccgccgccgcggctcgCTTTGCGTCCGCCGGTGGAGCGAAGAAGTACGACCTGTTCGGCTACGAGGTGGACACGAACACGGCGCCGTGGATcgagaaggtgaagaagtGCCAGTACTACGACGAGGCCGGCGAGGTGCTGGTGAGCATGAACGTGAAGAACTGCCCGCCGGACCTGGAGACCTACAACGCGACACTGCAGAGGATCTTCGAAGCGCCGAGCAAGCAGGACAAGCCGGTGGATAACGAGAGCAAGTTTTGTGCGATGATGGACCTGatggaggagatgcagcaCCGTAACAAGGTGAAGCCGAACGAGGAGTCGTGGACATGGGTGATGAAGGAGTGCGTGAAGAGCGGGCAGTTCCGCCTCGGCTACTGCATTGCGAGGCTGATGGAGTCTGAGTTCAAGAGGACGCCGGAGGACCTCGTGAAGCAGAACGAGGCGAACGCCATGAAGGCAAAGGCGGACGGCAAAGAGCACCCgagcgcgctggcgcagcagcagagcctGTTTGAGATCAAGATCCAGTAA